In one Magallana gigas chromosome 7, xbMagGiga1.1, whole genome shotgun sequence genomic region, the following are encoded:
- the LOC105330890 gene encoding excitatory amino acid transporter 1 isoform X1: MLETPTAMENVIHSRTPLMGTGDPPKPDHVLMMTTKPDNSPSMGNKIVKGLKANLLIILMIIAVIVGLGLGFGLRGVWTPYETRKIFYLRFPGDLLMNMLKMLILPLIVSSLITAMGSLDTNASGRMGLRTVVYYMTTTFSAVILGIVLVVTIQPGHKGSKNITKAGSPKEAEPLDALFDLIRNCFPDNLIESAFNKQVTSVGKKNVTLKSPSPSNITEAVSTLAMNLTSNSTGDNSTDTGVTMFEVDTMSVTKASGMNILGIVVFSLFLGGVLSKMGKDGAPLVKFFECLHVATMKLVTLVIWYSPVGIVFLIAAKLVEMEDLDAMFEQLAYYMVTVLAGLFIHAFIVLPLIYVIFTRKNPFRFMVGMIKAILTAWGTASSSATLPLTMRCLEENNGVDPRVTMFVTPIGATINMDGTALYEAVASIFIAQYIGQTLNVGEVIIVSLTATAAAIGAAGVPQAGLVTMTIVLTAVGLPINEITLILSIDWFLDRFRTAVNVLGDAYGAGIVEHLSRNDIVKVPEVEMEVPKEQRNGFHNAESGKEKMDTRM, encoded by the exons ATGCTGGAAACGCCCACAGCCATGGAGAATGTGATTCATTCCCGGACACCTCTGATGGGGACAGGAGACCCGCCAAAACCTG ATCACGTATTGATGATGACGACGAAGCCTGACAACTCCCCCAGCATGGGTAACAAGATTGTAAAGGGCCTCAAGGCCAACCTCCTCATCATCCTCATGATCATCGCTGTCATCGTTGGCCTTGGCCTCGGGTTCGGGCTGCGAGGCGTCTGGACACCGTACGAAACTAGAAAAATCTTCTACCTCCGCTTTCCCGGAGATCTGCTGATGAACATGCTCAAGATGTTGATTCTGCCTCTAATTGTGTCCAGCCTCATCACCGCCATGGGAAGTCTCGACACAAACGCTTCCGGTCGAATGGGCCTGCGCACTGTGGTGTATTACATGACGACCACGTTCTCGGCTGTGATACTGGGAATTGTATTGGTGGTGACCATACAGCCGGGGCACAAAGGCTCCAAAAACATCACCAAGGCGGGGAGCCCCAAGGAGGCGGAGCCGCTGGACGCTCTGTTCGACCTGATTAG aAATTGTTTCCCTGACAATCTGATAGAGAGCGCTTTCAATAAG CAAGTGACGTCAGTCGGCAAAAAGAATGTTACACTCAAGAGTCCCTCCCCATCCAATATCACTGAGGCTG TCTCTACTTTGGCCATGAACCTTACTAGCAATAGCACGGGAGATAACTCCACCGATACAG GCGTCACAATGTTTGAGGTGGACACGATGAGCGTCACCAAGGCGTCAGGCATGAACATCCTGGGTATCGTGGTCTTCTCGCTGTTCCTAGGGGGCGTCCTGTCCAAGATGGGGAAGGATGGCGCCCCCCTCGTCAAGTTCTTTGAGTGCCTTCATGTCGCCACCATGAAGCTGGTCACTCTCGTCATTTG GTACTCGCCGGTTGGGATCGTGTTCCTGATCGCCGCTAAACTGGTGGAGATGGAGGATTTGGACGCTATGTTTGAACAGCTGGCCTACTACATGGTAACGGTGCTGGCCGGCCTCTTCATCCACGCCTTCATCGTCCTCCCGCTAATCTACGTCATCTTCACCAGGAAAAACCCCTTCAGATTCATGGTGGGCATGATCAAGGCCATACTGACGGCCTGGGGAACGGCGTCCAG CTCTGCTACTCTCCCGCTGACGATGCGCTGTCTGGAGGAGAACAATGGCGTGGACCCCCGTGTGACTATGTTTGTGACCCCCATTGGAGCCACCATTAACATGGACGGCACAGCGCTGTATGAGGCCGTCGCCTCCATCTTTATTGCTCAATATATCGGTCAGACACTCAACGTCGGAGAAGTTATCATTGTCAG TCTCACAGCAACAGCTGCCGCCATTGGCGCCGCCGGCGTCCCACAAGCCGGACTGGTTACCATGACGATTGTGCTGACGGCGGTCGGTCTGCCAATCAATGAAATCACGCTGATTCTGTCCATTGACTGGTTCTT AGATCGATTTAGGACAGCAGTAAACGTCCTTGGTGACGCCTATGGCGCGGGAATAGTGGAACATCTCTCGCGGAACGATATAGTCAAAGTTCCGGAAGTTGAGATGGAAGTTCCTAAGGAGCAGAGAAACGGATTCCACAACGCAGAGTCCGGCAAGGAGAAGATGGATACTAGAATGTGA
- the LOC105330891 gene encoding sterile alpha motif domain-containing protein 15, translating to MSTMESAIEDLKDDSVPPCLYWSVDKVAEWIEKIGFPNYKSCITSNRIDGRKLITLEASQLPNIGITDFKHIKTISKAVRELLFIEEPDWKRSISLPPRENLGMYLERKGHNGKNLDGLTYKSFLLNLKDSKWQPPLANHCLILPRS from the exons ATGTCGACGATGGAAAGTGCAATAGAGGATTTAAAGGACGACAGCGTCCCACCCTGTTTATACTGGTCCGTGGATAAAGTGGCGGAATGGATAGAAAAAATAGGATTTCCAAACTACAAA tCTTGCATCACCAGTAATCGCATTGACGGGAGGAAACTTATTACCCTGGAGGCCTCACAGCTGCCAAATATCGGCATCACAGACTTTAAACACATCAAG ACAATTTCTAAAGCTGTGAGAGAACTGCTGTTCATAGAAGAACCGGACTGGAAGAGAAGCATATCACTGCCTCCCCGGGAGAATCTGG GAATGTATCTGGAGAGGAAAGGTCACAATGGGAAGAATCTTGATGGACTAACTTACAAATCCTTCCTGTTGAACTTAAAAGATTCCAAGTGGCAGCCTCCGCTGGCCAATCACTGCTTGATTCTGCCTCGGTCATAA
- the LOC105330888 gene encoding geranylgeranyl transferase type-2 subunit alpha has translation MHGRLKVKTTAQQEEAKRKEREQKLKLYTAATSGAFKKRLNGEFDEEGLKLTGEILSVNPDFYSLWNYRKEIFLFMKDNKETEFVQKLMQDELGFLESCLKVNPKSYGAWHHRSFILENMPLPDWERELQLCNTFLEYDERNFHCWDYRRFVVLTSDVDLEQELAYTTEKIQTNFSNYSSWHYRSKLLPVIFPDPTHPVRVQEDILLQEHETVQNAIFTDPDDQSAWFYHRWLLGRGRKKLQISCVHASRKTNQILVLLTNYIQVNHGHQLSVNINSSPVTGEWRNVTGTNSYSIIWILTVKDGFPGGEDLSIGVTLLTESDCTQFSQGLQLAEGQDEAWTMASYKAGTRFSIELSAAASSTMEKELEAIQELHSVEPENKWVLLTLLYLMKAIDPVHEKYQDDITEAIEKLTAVDSKRKAFYRDLKSKFMMEKILDVQDVNTRDMTLSGLDLTSLCHTEWMVLVQELDVSQNHLTSLKPLGNLPCLVVLIANNNDIDSVEGLQHCKQLKKLHLQKNALRTVQAFSTLSSLPLEDVNVSGNPLCNIENYTEALKAILPTLAPS, from the exons Atg CATGGACGACTCAAGGTGAAGACCACTGCCCAACAGGAGGAAGCAAAGCGGAAAGAACGCGAGCAGAAACTGAAACTTTACACTGCCGCAACATCTGGGGCATTTAAAAAG cgACTAAATGGAGAATTTGATGAGGAGGGACTGAAGCTTACAGGGGAAATTCTGTCTGTGAATCCAGACTTCTATTCACTATGGAATTACCGCAAAGAAATCTTCTTGTTCATGAAGGACAACAA GGAGACAGAGTTTGTACAGAAGCTGATGCAGGATGAGCTCGGATTCCTCGAGTCTTGTCTCAAGGTCAACCCAAAGTCGTATGGCGCCTGGCACCACCGCAGCTTCATCCTGGAGAACATGCCACTTCCCGACTGGGAGCGAGAACTCCAGCTCTGTAACACTTTTTTGGAGTATGACGAGAGAAACT TTCACTGTTGGGATTATCGACGATTTGTCGTCCTAACCTCGGATGTAGATTTAGAACAGGAGCTTGCGTACACAACAGAGAAAATACAGACCAACTTTTCCAATTATTCATCGTGGCATTACCGCAGTAAACTACTTCCTGTTATCTTCCCTGACCCCACCCACCCTGTCAGAGTGCAGGAGGACATCTTGTTACAGG aaCATGAAACAGTACAGAATGCCATATTCACTGATCCTGATGACCAGAGCGCTTGGTTCTACCACAGGTGGCTGCTGGGAAGGG GGAGGAAAAAACTGCAGATAAGTTGTGTTCATGCATCGCGTAAAACCAACCAGATTCTAGTTCTACTCACCAACTACATACAG GTAAATCATGGTCATCAGTTGTCAGTGAACATCAACAGTAGCCCAGTCACAGGGGAATGGAGGAATGTCACCGGTACCAATAGCTACAGTATTATATGG ATCCTGACAGTGAAGGATGGTTTTCCTGGGGGTGAGGATTTGTCTATAGGGGTGACCCTTCTCACTGAGTCTGACTGCACCCAGTTCTCTCAGGGCCTACAGCTTGCCGAAGGTCAGGACGAAGCGTGGACCATGGCGAGTTACAAGGCAGGGACTCGGTTCAGCATCGAGCTGAGTGCGGCAGCCAGTTCAACCATGGAGAAAGAACTGGAGGCGATCCAAGAACTTCACTCAGTGGAGCCAGAAAATAAAT GGGTACTGCTGACCCTGCTCTACTTAATGAAGGCCATTGACCCAGTTCATGAGAAGTACCAGGATGACATCACTGAGGCGATAGAGAAGCTGACTGCGGTGGACTCCAAGAGAAAAGCCTTCTATCGGGATCTCA AGAGTAAGTTCATGATGGAGAAGATTCTTGATGTACAGGATGTAAACACCCGTGACATGACCTTGAGTGGCCTTGACCTGACCTCTCTGTGTCACACTGAGTGGATGGTGCTGGTTCAGGAGCTTGATGTGTCACAGAACCACCTGACCTCCCTCAAACCCCTCGGTAACCTGCCTTGTCTCGTAGTCCTTATTGCCAATAACAATGACATCGACTCAGTGGAGGGTCTTCAACATTGTAAACAGCTCAAAAAGCTTCATCTTCAGAAAAATG CTTTACGAACAGTGCAAGCCTTCAGTACCCTCTCCTCTCTCCCATTAGAGGATGTGAATGTATCGGGGAATCCGTTGTGCAATATTGAGAACTACACTGAGGCCCTGAAGGCGATTCTTCCAACCCTTGCCCCAAGCTGA
- the LOC105330890 gene encoding excitatory amino acid transporter 1 isoform X3 has product MMTTKPDNSPSMGNKIVKGLKANLLIILMIIAVIVGLGLGFGLRGVWTPYETRKIFYLRFPGDLLMNMLKMLILPLIVSSLITAMGSLDTNASGRMGLRTVVYYMTTTFSAVILGIVLVVTIQPGHKGSKNITKAGSPKEAEPLDALFDLIRNCFPDNLIESAFNKQVTSVGKKNVTLKSPSPSNITEAVSTLAMNLTSNSTGDNSTDTGVTMFEVDTMSVTKASGMNILGIVVFSLFLGGVLSKMGKDGAPLVKFFECLHVATMKLVTLVIWYSPVGIVFLIAAKLVEMEDLDAMFEQLAYYMVTVLAGLFIHAFIVLPLIYVIFTRKNPFRFMVGMIKAILTAWGTASSSATLPLTMRCLEENNGVDPRVTMFVTPIGATINMDGTALYEAVASIFIAQYIGQTLNVGEVIIVSLTATAAAIGAAGVPQAGLVTMTIVLTAVGLPINEITLILSIDWFLDRFRTAVNVLGDAYGAGIVEHLSRNDIVKVPEVEMEVPKEQRNGFHNAESGKEKMDTRM; this is encoded by the exons ATGATGACGACGAAGCCTGACAACTCCCCCAGCATGGGTAACAAGATTGTAAAGGGCCTCAAGGCCAACCTCCTCATCATCCTCATGATCATCGCTGTCATCGTTGGCCTTGGCCTCGGGTTCGGGCTGCGAGGCGTCTGGACACCGTACGAAACTAGAAAAATCTTCTACCTCCGCTTTCCCGGAGATCTGCTGATGAACATGCTCAAGATGTTGATTCTGCCTCTAATTGTGTCCAGCCTCATCACCGCCATGGGAAGTCTCGACACAAACGCTTCCGGTCGAATGGGCCTGCGCACTGTGGTGTATTACATGACGACCACGTTCTCGGCTGTGATACTGGGAATTGTATTGGTGGTGACCATACAGCCGGGGCACAAAGGCTCCAAAAACATCACCAAGGCGGGGAGCCCCAAGGAGGCGGAGCCGCTGGACGCTCTGTTCGACCTGATTAG aAATTGTTTCCCTGACAATCTGATAGAGAGCGCTTTCAATAAG CAAGTGACGTCAGTCGGCAAAAAGAATGTTACACTCAAGAGTCCCTCCCCATCCAATATCACTGAGGCTG TCTCTACTTTGGCCATGAACCTTACTAGCAATAGCACGGGAGATAACTCCACCGATACAG GCGTCACAATGTTTGAGGTGGACACGATGAGCGTCACCAAGGCGTCAGGCATGAACATCCTGGGTATCGTGGTCTTCTCGCTGTTCCTAGGGGGCGTCCTGTCCAAGATGGGGAAGGATGGCGCCCCCCTCGTCAAGTTCTTTGAGTGCCTTCATGTCGCCACCATGAAGCTGGTCACTCTCGTCATTTG GTACTCGCCGGTTGGGATCGTGTTCCTGATCGCCGCTAAACTGGTGGAGATGGAGGATTTGGACGCTATGTTTGAACAGCTGGCCTACTACATGGTAACGGTGCTGGCCGGCCTCTTCATCCACGCCTTCATCGTCCTCCCGCTAATCTACGTCATCTTCACCAGGAAAAACCCCTTCAGATTCATGGTGGGCATGATCAAGGCCATACTGACGGCCTGGGGAACGGCGTCCAG CTCTGCTACTCTCCCGCTGACGATGCGCTGTCTGGAGGAGAACAATGGCGTGGACCCCCGTGTGACTATGTTTGTGACCCCCATTGGAGCCACCATTAACATGGACGGCACAGCGCTGTATGAGGCCGTCGCCTCCATCTTTATTGCTCAATATATCGGTCAGACACTCAACGTCGGAGAAGTTATCATTGTCAG TCTCACAGCAACAGCTGCCGCCATTGGCGCCGCCGGCGTCCCACAAGCCGGACTGGTTACCATGACGATTGTGCTGACGGCGGTCGGTCTGCCAATCAATGAAATCACGCTGATTCTGTCCATTGACTGGTTCTT AGATCGATTTAGGACAGCAGTAAACGTCCTTGGTGACGCCTATGGCGCGGGAATAGTGGAACATCTCTCGCGGAACGATATAGTCAAAGTTCCGGAAGTTGAGATGGAAGTTCCTAAGGAGCAGAGAAACGGATTCCACAACGCAGAGTCCGGCAAGGAGAAGATGGATACTAGAATGTGA
- the LOC105330890 gene encoding excitatory amino acid transporter 1 isoform X2 → MICKQSAFFDFDHVLMMTTKPDNSPSMGNKIVKGLKANLLIILMIIAVIVGLGLGFGLRGVWTPYETRKIFYLRFPGDLLMNMLKMLILPLIVSSLITAMGSLDTNASGRMGLRTVVYYMTTTFSAVILGIVLVVTIQPGHKGSKNITKAGSPKEAEPLDALFDLIRNCFPDNLIESAFNKQVTSVGKKNVTLKSPSPSNITEAVSTLAMNLTSNSTGDNSTDTGVTMFEVDTMSVTKASGMNILGIVVFSLFLGGVLSKMGKDGAPLVKFFECLHVATMKLVTLVIWYSPVGIVFLIAAKLVEMEDLDAMFEQLAYYMVTVLAGLFIHAFIVLPLIYVIFTRKNPFRFMVGMIKAILTAWGTASSSATLPLTMRCLEENNGVDPRVTMFVTPIGATINMDGTALYEAVASIFIAQYIGQTLNVGEVIIVSLTATAAAIGAAGVPQAGLVTMTIVLTAVGLPINEITLILSIDWFLDRFRTAVNVLGDAYGAGIVEHLSRNDIVKVPEVEMEVPKEQRNGFHNAESGKEKMDTRM, encoded by the exons ATGATTTGCAAACAATCGGCTTTCTTCGACTTTG ATCACGTATTGATGATGACGACGAAGCCTGACAACTCCCCCAGCATGGGTAACAAGATTGTAAAGGGCCTCAAGGCCAACCTCCTCATCATCCTCATGATCATCGCTGTCATCGTTGGCCTTGGCCTCGGGTTCGGGCTGCGAGGCGTCTGGACACCGTACGAAACTAGAAAAATCTTCTACCTCCGCTTTCCCGGAGATCTGCTGATGAACATGCTCAAGATGTTGATTCTGCCTCTAATTGTGTCCAGCCTCATCACCGCCATGGGAAGTCTCGACACAAACGCTTCCGGTCGAATGGGCCTGCGCACTGTGGTGTATTACATGACGACCACGTTCTCGGCTGTGATACTGGGAATTGTATTGGTGGTGACCATACAGCCGGGGCACAAAGGCTCCAAAAACATCACCAAGGCGGGGAGCCCCAAGGAGGCGGAGCCGCTGGACGCTCTGTTCGACCTGATTAG aAATTGTTTCCCTGACAATCTGATAGAGAGCGCTTTCAATAAG CAAGTGACGTCAGTCGGCAAAAAGAATGTTACACTCAAGAGTCCCTCCCCATCCAATATCACTGAGGCTG TCTCTACTTTGGCCATGAACCTTACTAGCAATAGCACGGGAGATAACTCCACCGATACAG GCGTCACAATGTTTGAGGTGGACACGATGAGCGTCACCAAGGCGTCAGGCATGAACATCCTGGGTATCGTGGTCTTCTCGCTGTTCCTAGGGGGCGTCCTGTCCAAGATGGGGAAGGATGGCGCCCCCCTCGTCAAGTTCTTTGAGTGCCTTCATGTCGCCACCATGAAGCTGGTCACTCTCGTCATTTG GTACTCGCCGGTTGGGATCGTGTTCCTGATCGCCGCTAAACTGGTGGAGATGGAGGATTTGGACGCTATGTTTGAACAGCTGGCCTACTACATGGTAACGGTGCTGGCCGGCCTCTTCATCCACGCCTTCATCGTCCTCCCGCTAATCTACGTCATCTTCACCAGGAAAAACCCCTTCAGATTCATGGTGGGCATGATCAAGGCCATACTGACGGCCTGGGGAACGGCGTCCAG CTCTGCTACTCTCCCGCTGACGATGCGCTGTCTGGAGGAGAACAATGGCGTGGACCCCCGTGTGACTATGTTTGTGACCCCCATTGGAGCCACCATTAACATGGACGGCACAGCGCTGTATGAGGCCGTCGCCTCCATCTTTATTGCTCAATATATCGGTCAGACACTCAACGTCGGAGAAGTTATCATTGTCAG TCTCACAGCAACAGCTGCCGCCATTGGCGCCGCCGGCGTCCCACAAGCCGGACTGGTTACCATGACGATTGTGCTGACGGCGGTCGGTCTGCCAATCAATGAAATCACGCTGATTCTGTCCATTGACTGGTTCTT AGATCGATTTAGGACAGCAGTAAACGTCCTTGGTGACGCCTATGGCGCGGGAATAGTGGAACATCTCTCGCGGAACGATATAGTCAAAGTTCCGGAAGTTGAGATGGAAGTTCCTAAGGAGCAGAGAAACGGATTCCACAACGCAGAGTCCGGCAAGGAGAAGATGGATACTAGAATGTGA
- the LOC105330901 gene encoding ethanolaminephosphotransferase 1, which produces MTTYLSPEVLAGFDKYKYSAVDTSPVSKYITHPFWNWVVEFVPKWVAPNLLTLTGFCQLLVNFALLTYYDPHFFAASRDHPEAPPIPDWVWLVCAFNNFMSHTLDGIDGKQARRTGSSSPLGELFDHGLDSWATLFLPVALYSIFGRGEYGVGVFRVYFIVTGVMLCFILSHWEKYNTTILFLPWGYDLSQLAMTGVYLLTFVGGHDLWKFKFPVIDMYCSEVIEIVMYVGFFVLTFPATFWNIYKSYRDGTGKLYGPWEMLRPLVSTFLLFSLMVVWARVSTCQVMELQPRLFYWTTGTAFSYIACRLIISQMSDTRCELINWLILPLAAIVAASSLLSLGQLEVYLLWAYCFLVTAAHIHFGVHVVQEMCDHFKISALTIKPKQ; this is translated from the exons ATGACAACATACCTTTCTCCAGAGGTTTTGGCCGGATTTGACAAATATAAG tacaGTGCCGTAGATACCAGCCCCGTCAGCAAGTACATCACTCACCCCTTCTGGAACTGGGTGGTAGAG TTTGTACCCAAATGGGTGGCACCGAATCTATTAACCCTGACAGGTTTTTGTCAACTCCTGGTGAACTTTGCCCTGTTGACCTACTATGACCCTCACTTCTTTGCGGCCAGTAGAGACCACCCCGAGGCCCCTCCCATCCCTGACTGGGTGTGGCTGGTCTGCGCCTTCAACAACTTCATGTCCCATACCCTAG ATGGTATAGATGGGAAGCAGGCACGGCGGACAGGCTCCAGCTCGCCCCTGGGGGAGCTGTTTGACCACGGACTGGACAGCTGGGCCACCCTGTTCCTGCCAGTGGCCCTGTACTCCATATTTGGGCGCGGGGAGTATGGGGTGGGGGTGTTCAGGGTCTACTTCATCGTGACCGGGGTCATGCTGTGCTTCATTCTGTCTCACTGGGAGAAGTACAACACCACGATTCTTTTCCTACCCTGGGGGTACGACCTCAGCCAGCTG GCAATGACCGGTGTGTACCTTCTGACCTTTGTGGGAGGTCATGACCTCTGGAAATTTAAATTCCCAGTGATTGACATGTACTGCTCAGAGGTCATAGAAATTGTCATGTATG TGGGATTTTTCGTTCTTACCTTCCCTGCTACATTTTGGAACATATACAA GTCGTACCGGGACGGTACAGGTAAGCTGTACGGGCCGTGGGAGATGCTGCGCCCCCTGGTGTCCACGTTCCTGCTGTTCTCCCTCATGGTGGTGTGGGCGCGGGTGTCGACCTGTCAGGTGATGGAGCTACAGCCCCGCCTCTTTTACTGGACCACTGGCACCGCATTCTCCTACATCGCT TGTCGCCTGATTATCAGCCAGATGAGTGATACTCGCTGTGAACTCATAAACTGGCTAATATTACCCCTAGCTGCCATTGTAGCAGCCTCATCACTCCTGTCACTAGGGCAACTAGAGGTGTACCTTCTGTGGGCCTACTGCTTTCTAGTCACTGCTGCGCATATACACTTTGGTGTCCATGTG GTTCAAGAAATGTGTGATCACTTCAAGATATCGGCACTCACAATAAAACCAAAACAGTAG